From Verrucomicrobiia bacterium, the proteins below share one genomic window:
- a CDS encoding polyprenyl synthetase family protein has translation MEAVAGRLGKQVREFDPAIAPYAEYTLMGQGKQLRPTLVAMSAQATGQLNDSHITVAVIIEMVHLATLVHDDVMDEAEIRRGRLTFSANWGNEVAVLFGDCLFAQALKLAASFPTPEICRAVAMATNTVCSGEILQTQQRRNFQFSRAEYFKILEMKTAELFALSCDLGACLSGAPSAQRTALRDFGVALGTAYQVYDDCLDLFGSEADAGKSLGTDLAKGKLTLPILCFWQRATAPDKVRMEDLIQNWKPGELAMVLELLGKYGTLAESLTTIHQYLGQARQNIKGLPEANQAGLIGLTEYLGRLTDRLGV, from the coding sequence TTGGAGGCTGTCGCGGGCCGGCTGGGAAAGCAGGTCCGTGAATTTGATCCTGCCATCGCGCCGTATGCGGAATATACGCTGATGGGGCAGGGCAAGCAATTACGGCCAACGCTGGTCGCGATGAGCGCGCAGGCGACCGGCCAGCTTAATGATTCGCATATCACCGTGGCGGTGATCATCGAGATGGTGCATCTGGCGACGCTGGTGCATGACGACGTGATGGATGAGGCGGAGATTCGGCGTGGTCGGTTGACGTTCAGCGCGAATTGGGGAAATGAAGTCGCGGTGTTGTTTGGCGATTGCCTGTTTGCGCAGGCGTTGAAACTGGCGGCGAGTTTTCCGACGCCGGAGATTTGCCGCGCGGTAGCGATGGCGACGAACACGGTTTGTTCGGGTGAAATTTTGCAGACGCAGCAGCGGCGCAATTTCCAATTTTCGCGCGCGGAATATTTCAAGATTTTGGAGATGAAGACGGCGGAGTTGTTTGCGCTGTCGTGTGATTTAGGCGCGTGTCTCAGTGGTGCGCCGAGTGCGCAACGGACGGCCTTGCGGGATTTCGGCGTGGCGTTGGGAACGGCGTATCAGGTGTACGACGATTGCCTCGATTTGTTTGGTTCCGAGGCGGATGCCGGGAAATCTTTGGGAACAGATTTGGCGAAGGGGAAATTGACTTTGCCGATTCTTTGTTTCTGGCAGCGAGCCACGGCGCCGGACAAGGTGCGGATGGAGGACTTGATCCAGAATTGGAAGCCTGGGGAGTTGGCGATGGTTTTGGAATTGCTCGGTAAATATGGGACGCTGGCGGAATCGCTGACGACCATTCATCAATATCTCGGGCAGGCGCGGCAAAACATCAAAGGTTTGCCGGAAGCGAATCAGGCGGGTTTGATCGGTCTCACCGAATACCTTGGCCGCCTGACGGACCGACTAGGAGTTTGA
- a CDS encoding P-II family nitrogen regulator has translation MKKIEAIIKPFKLEEVKDALAEVGIEGMTVVEVKGFGRQKGHTEIYRGSEYTVDFLPKIKFEIVIADSLADAAVEAIVKAAKTGKIGDGKVFVSPIEEAVRIRTEERGDKAV, from the coding sequence ATGAAAAAAATCGAAGCGATCATCAAACCGTTCAAATTGGAGGAAGTCAAAGATGCCCTGGCGGAAGTGGGCATCGAGGGCATGACGGTGGTGGAGGTAAAAGGATTCGGACGTCAAAAAGGCCACACGGAAATTTATCGCGGCAGCGAATACACGGTGGATTTTTTGCCGAAGATCAAATTTGAGATCGTGATCGCGGACAGCCTGGCGGACGCGGCGGTGGAGGCGATCGTGAAGGCGGCGAAGACCGGGAAAATTGGCGACGGGAAAGTGTTTGTTTCGCCGATCGAGGAGGCCGTGCGCATCCGCACGGAAGAGCGTGGTGACAAAGCGGTTTGA
- a CDS encoding ammonium transporter — protein MKKFILSICLLAVLLPVGVFAGGVQRPARTVDQRLEDLEAYVNNSARNSDTNTATNIPGPGPGHNGFQMVCTALVLFMTLPGLALFYGGLVRQKNVLSVLAQCFGIAGLVSILWWLCGYSIAFHSGGAGGHGFWGTLDWKFLNDVDGNPNGDYSQWVSHNIYCMYQLMFAIITPALIIGSIAERMKFSAILLFVTLWMFVVYFPLAHMVWGVDGLMNGVGNPDAKIKAIDFAGGTVVHMSSGWSALVLCLILGKRLGFGREPMPPHSVVLCMVGTGMLWVGWYGFNAGSAVAADVIAANAFTTTTIATAVGSFVWAMAEYVFRGKPSVLGFCSGAVAGLVVITPACGFVDVTGAVIIGFAAGIVPFFAVWKLKAMMGYDDALDTFGVHAIGGTMGALLTGFLATSKVNANLALATDAASANAATKNGLAQLVANHTLWIEQLKAMGITLTMAVVGTVVIAYVVKAVTGLRVTQEIESAGLDLAEHGEEGYTHHG, from the coding sequence ATGAAAAAATTTATTCTCTCGATTTGTTTGCTGGCGGTGTTGTTGCCGGTGGGTGTTTTTGCCGGCGGGGTGCAGCGTCCGGCGCGCACCGTGGATCAGCGGCTCGAAGATCTCGAAGCGTATGTGAACAACAGCGCGCGCAACTCGGACACGAATACGGCGACGAACATTCCCGGGCCGGGACCGGGACATAATGGTTTTCAGATGGTTTGCACGGCGCTGGTTTTGTTTATGACATTGCCGGGGCTGGCGCTTTTTTACGGCGGACTGGTGCGGCAAAAAAATGTGCTGTCGGTGCTGGCCCAATGCTTCGGCATCGCGGGGTTGGTGAGCATTCTGTGGTGGTTGTGTGGATATAGCATTGCCTTCCACAGTGGCGGCGCGGGCGGACACGGTTTTTGGGGCACGTTGGATTGGAAGTTTCTCAATGATGTGGATGGAAATCCGAATGGCGATTACAGCCAATGGGTTTCGCACAACATCTATTGCATGTATCAACTGATGTTCGCGATCATCACGCCGGCGCTCATCATCGGTTCGATTGCGGAGCGCATGAAATTTTCGGCAATCCTGCTGTTCGTCACGTTGTGGATGTTCGTGGTTTATTTTCCGCTGGCGCACATGGTGTGGGGCGTGGATGGCTTGATGAATGGCGTGGGCAACCCGGACGCAAAGATCAAGGCGATTGATTTCGCGGGCGGCACGGTGGTGCACATGTCGTCGGGATGGTCGGCGCTGGTGTTGTGTTTGATTCTCGGCAAGCGTCTTGGTTTCGGGCGCGAGCCGATGCCGCCGCATAGCGTGGTGTTGTGCATGGTGGGCACGGGGATGTTGTGGGTGGGCTGGTACGGCTTCAACGCGGGCAGCGCGGTGGCGGCGGATGTCATCGCGGCCAATGCGTTCACGACGACGACGATTGCGACGGCAGTGGGATCATTTGTATGGGCGATGGCGGAATATGTGTTCCGCGGCAAGCCGAGCGTGCTGGGCTTTTGTTCGGGCGCGGTGGCGGGGCTGGTGGTGATCACGCCGGCGTGCGGGTTCGTGGATGTGACGGGCGCGGTGATCATCGGTTTCGCGGCGGGTATCGTGCCGTTTTTCGCGGTGTGGAAATTGAAGGCGATGATGGGTTACGACGACGCGCTGGATACGTTTGGCGTGCATGCGATCGGCGGGACGATGGGCGCATTGCTCACCGGCTTTCTCGCGACTTCGAAAGTGAATGCAAATCTTGCGTTGGCGACTGACGCGGCTTCGGCCAATGCGGCGACGAAGAACGGCCTCGCGCAACTGGTCGCGAATCATACGTTGTGGATCGAGCAATTAAAGGCGATGGGCATCACGCTTACGATGGCGGTGGTGGGCACGGTGGTGATCGCATACGTAGTGAAAGCGGTGACCGGGTTGCGGGTAACGCAGGAAATCGAATCGGCGGGGTTGGACTTGGCCGAGCATGGCGAGGAAGGTTACACGCACCACGGTTGA
- the hisA gene encoding phosphoribosylformimino-5-aminoimidazole carboxamide ribotide isomerase, whose product MFRPCIDLHEGKVKQIVGGTLGAASELRTNFVSERSSEYYAELYRRDGLTGGHVIMLGTGNEEAGRAALRAYPGGLQIGGGINLSNAPQYLSDGASQVIVTSWVFQGGKVDWERLTSLVQAIGKERLVLDLSCRKRGGDYFVVTDRWQKFTDLPVSKETLEKLSAYCVEFLIHAVDVEGLCRGIDAELVAKLGEWSPLPTTYAGGANSLADLETVTKAGRGKIDLTIGSALDIFGGTGVKYADAVAFNHRQKKGK is encoded by the coding sequence ATGTTTCGTCCGTGTATTGATCTGCATGAGGGCAAGGTGAAGCAAATCGTCGGCGGCACGCTGGGGGCCGCGAGCGAGTTGCGGACGAACTTTGTTTCTGAACGGTCGAGTGAATATTATGCGGAGTTGTATCGCCGCGATGGCTTGACCGGTGGCCACGTGATCATGCTGGGAACCGGAAATGAGGAAGCGGGTAGGGCGGCGTTGCGGGCGTACCCGGGAGGATTGCAGATCGGCGGTGGAATCAATTTGAGCAATGCGCCGCAATATTTAAGTGACGGCGCATCGCAAGTGATCGTGACGTCGTGGGTTTTTCAGGGTGGCAAGGTGGATTGGGAACGGCTGACGTCGCTGGTGCAGGCGATTGGCAAAGAACGGCTGGTGCTGGATCTGAGTTGTCGCAAACGCGGCGGCGATTATTTCGTGGTGACGGATCGGTGGCAGAAGTTCACCGATTTGCCGGTCAGCAAAGAGACCCTGGAAAAACTGTCGGCGTATTGCGTGGAGTTTTTGATTCACGCAGTGGATGTTGAGGGTCTTTGCCGTGGCATAGACGCGGAACTAGTCGCAAAGCTGGGCGAATGGTCACCGCTGCCCACAACTTACGCGGGCGGGGCCAATTCGTTGGCGGATTTGGAAACCGTGACGAAAGCGGGCCGGGGAAAGATTGACCTGACCATCGGTTCGGCACTGGATATTTTTGGCGGCACCGGAGTGAAATACGCCGACGCGGTGGCTTTCAATCATCGGCAAAAGAAGGGCAAGTGA
- a CDS encoding sigma-70 family RNA polymerase sigma factor: MTDPVSGKASPGSNEPAENAAQHSKAEEMELVGRARSGDMSAYDTLVRRYQERIYATVYHMTSNHEDANDLAQDAFIKAYQALNSFKGGSSFYTWVYRIAVNKTINFLKQRKNRVQVSLNDLDFNAEHDPDLVALISDKTPRRDLNLAELQEKLNAAMQKLSEHHRLVVTLHDVQGLSHEEIATIMDCNIGTVRSRLFYARQQLQAYLSEYLT; this comes from the coding sequence ATGACCGATCCGGTTTCCGGGAAGGCGTCGCCGGGTTCTAACGAACCCGCCGAAAACGCAGCCCAACACAGCAAAGCGGAGGAGATGGAGCTTGTCGGACGCGCGCGAAGCGGAGACATGTCCGCGTATGACACCCTCGTGCGCCGTTATCAGGAACGCATTTACGCCACGGTCTATCACATGACATCCAATCATGAGGATGCCAATGATTTGGCGCAGGATGCGTTTATCAAGGCTTATCAGGCGCTCAATTCGTTCAAGGGCGGGTCGAGTTTCTACACGTGGGTTTATCGGATCGCGGTGAACAAGACGATTAATTTCTTGAAGCAGAGGAAGAACCGGGTACAAGTAAGCCTCAACGATCTGGATTTTAATGCCGAGCACGACCCGGATTTGGTGGCATTGATTTCTGATAAGACCCCCCGGCGCGACCTGAATCTGGCGGAGTTGCAAGAAAAATTGAACGCCGCCATGCAGAAGCTGTCAGAACACCATAGACTCGTGGTGACCTTGCACGATGTCCAGGGCTTGTCGCATGAAGAAATCGCGACGATCATGGACTGCAATATTGGAACGGTGCGTTCGCGGTTGTTTTACGCGCGCCAGCAGTTGCAGGCTTATTTATCCGAATACTTGACGTAA
- a CDS encoding CvpA family protein: MIIWLLALVLFVCLGYMGWCFGAIRVAGSVIGVILGALLAFPLGHIFAPIITATGEKNPVVVWLVGPFLAFLLVVIIFKIVGFAVHQKVDVHYKYKEGDLRQGLWLRLNQRLGVCLGVVNAAAYFILISWVIYAFSYWTVQVVSGGEAAWYVKLLNDAGKNLQSSGMAKVSAAIDPLPVDYYRAADIVGLIYHNDLLESRLTHYPAFLALGERGEFQDIGNDKDFTELRQRQPPFMDILNNSKAQNILNNPDELKEIWGIAKPDLVDLNAYLKTGQSATYDSEKILGRWDFNPNAALNVIKRTKTDITPQDLLRTKQYISLSFSKTTLVATPAPNRVAFLKDFGKIHPATKPNTAPTIDIQSFHGTWTGSDGKYQFSFPDKEQGGTLDAVVEGDRLTITGDVYPLVFDRE; the protein is encoded by the coding sequence ATGATCATTTGGCTGCTCGCTTTGGTGTTGTTTGTTTGTCTTGGATATATGGGATGGTGCTTCGGCGCGATACGCGTCGCGGGTTCAGTAATCGGGGTCATCCTCGGTGCGCTGCTCGCGTTTCCCCTCGGGCACATATTCGCCCCCATCATCACCGCGACGGGCGAAAAGAATCCTGTCGTCGTTTGGCTCGTCGGGCCGTTTCTTGCGTTCCTGCTCGTAGTCATCATTTTCAAGATCGTGGGCTTCGCCGTGCATCAGAAGGTGGACGTCCATTACAAATACAAGGAAGGTGATCTGCGGCAGGGTCTTTGGCTGCGGCTCAATCAACGCCTCGGTGTTTGCCTGGGCGTGGTGAATGCCGCCGCGTATTTCATCCTGATTTCCTGGGTCATCTACGCCTTCAGCTATTGGACGGTCCAGGTGGTTTCCGGCGGCGAAGCCGCATGGTATGTGAAGCTGCTTAACGACGCTGGAAAAAATCTGCAAAGTTCGGGCATGGCAAAAGTTTCGGCGGCGATTGATCCATTGCCGGTGGATTATTATCGCGCGGCGGACATCGTCGGTCTGATCTATCACAATGACCTGCTCGAAAGCCGCTTGACCCATTACCCCGCGTTTCTTGCGCTGGGCGAACGCGGTGAATTTCAAGACATCGGCAACGACAAGGATTTCACGGAGCTTCGCCAGCGCCAGCCGCCATTCATGGACATCCTGAATAATTCCAAAGCGCAAAATATTCTGAACAATCCCGATGAACTCAAGGAAATCTGGGGCATTGCCAAGCCGGACTTGGTTGACCTTAATGCTTATCTCAAAACCGGCCAATCAGCCACCTACGATTCGGAAAAAATCCTTGGCCGTTGGGATTTCAATCCGAATGCCGCGCTCAACGTGATCAAGCGCACGAAAACGGACATCACGCCCCAGGATTTGCTGCGCACGAAGCAATATATCTCGCTGAGCTTTTCCAAGACCACGCTCGTCGCAACGCCCGCGCCCAACCGGGTCGCGTTTCTCAAAGACTTCGGCAAGATTCACCCGGCCACCAAGCCGAATACCGCGCCGACGATTGACATCCAAAGTTTCCACGGCACTTGGACCGGCAGCGATGGCAAATATCAATTCAGCTTTCCTGACAAAGAGCAAGGCGGAACTCTGGATGCCGTCGTGGAAGGTGATCGCTTGACGATCACTGGTGATGTTTATCCGCTGGTGTTTGATCGCGAATAA
- a CDS encoding amino acid permease has product MSGGGVHRPRNVGWARAAAFLYGDWGTSKAYVIGFAFVAAQFASFPIILAVCAFTGLVGYNYVIVCKHFPDGGGVYSAAREQSRVLAVLGSLLLLADFIVTAALSGWDAMIYLGVPHDYVKYATLGVIVLVGFINYFGPKHSGSLAVSLAIPMVAVVILIIALSLPYLTFEHLAYNGHLFSKTNWVAFVGVILALSGVEAIANLTGVLKLDEGCTEEVPIVAKTAAKAIFPVAIEVVFGTALLGWAMLSLPRNLGPEITARHEDMLNYLGEHYGRLFWDAHMGNYLGWSGEHFGKSLSWLIGIVVGLLLLSAVNTAISAMIGLIYMLARDGEMPKNFAKLNNHGVPWVPLVIGVALPFCLTMVTDDLDSLADMYAIGVVGAIAVNLGSCWYNKKLGLIWHERAIMGVTFLILLAVEITIANTKHAALFFAVCVVGIGFALRAYSMKRAGLQTVTLTKDVAEAVSPEKWADMRIKLDIEQSIMVAARGITPVLKFALEEARFRKGALYVLYVKELAVNMPARIEPTERLRWQDDRRAAEIMYGMLDIARDAGVQIVPLYSVSENAAMSILDLSATLGIDLLILGASQRQTLASLLKGNVVTEVAKSLPENIQLVIHG; this is encoded by the coding sequence ATGAGCGGGGGCGGAGTTCATCGGCCACGCAATGTCGGCTGGGCGCGGGCAGCGGCTTTTCTCTACGGCGACTGGGGCACGAGCAAAGCGTATGTCATCGGCTTCGCGTTCGTCGCGGCGCAATTCGCTTCGTTTCCCATCATCCTCGCGGTGTGCGCGTTTACCGGACTCGTGGGATATAACTACGTCATCGTCTGCAAACATTTCCCGGACGGCGGCGGCGTGTATTCGGCGGCGCGGGAACAGAGCCGCGTGCTGGCGGTGCTGGGATCGTTGTTGCTGCTGGCGGATTTTATCGTGACGGCGGCGCTGAGCGGCTGGGATGCGATGATTTATTTGGGAGTGCCGCATGATTATGTGAAGTATGCGACGCTGGGCGTGATTGTGCTGGTGGGATTCATCAATTATTTCGGGCCGAAACACAGTGGAAGTTTGGCGGTGTCGCTGGCGATTCCGATGGTGGCGGTGGTGATCCTTATTATTGCGCTGAGTTTGCCGTATTTGACGTTCGAGCATTTGGCATATAACGGGCATCTATTTTCGAAGACGAATTGGGTGGCGTTCGTGGGTGTCATCCTGGCGTTGAGCGGTGTGGAGGCGATTGCGAATCTCACGGGGGTGTTGAAACTGGATGAGGGTTGCACGGAGGAGGTGCCGATCGTGGCGAAGACGGCGGCGAAGGCGATTTTTCCAGTGGCGATTGAAGTGGTGTTCGGCACGGCGTTGCTGGGCTGGGCGATGCTTTCACTGCCGCGCAATTTAGGCCCGGAGATCACCGCGCGCCATGAGGACATGCTCAATTATCTGGGCGAACATTACGGACGGCTTTTTTGGGACGCCCACATGGGAAATTATCTCGGCTGGAGCGGCGAACATTTTGGCAAAAGCCTGAGCTGGCTCATCGGAATCGTGGTCGGACTGCTGCTGTTGAGCGCGGTGAACACGGCGATCAGCGCGATGATCGGACTGATCTACATGCTCGCGCGCGATGGCGAGATGCCGAAAAATTTTGCGAAGTTGAACAATCACGGCGTGCCGTGGGTTCCGCTGGTGATCGGCGTGGCGCTGCCGTTTTGCCTGACGATGGTGACTGATGATCTGGATTCGCTCGCGGATATGTATGCCATCGGCGTGGTGGGGGCGATCGCGGTGAACCTGGGCTCGTGTTGGTATAATAAAAAGCTGGGGCTGATCTGGCACGAGCGCGCCATCATGGGCGTGACGTTCCTCATTTTGCTGGCGGTGGAAATCACGATTGCGAACACGAAACACGCGGCGTTGTTCTTTGCGGTTTGCGTGGTGGGAATCGGTTTTGCGTTGCGCGCGTATTCGATGAAGCGCGCGGGTTTGCAAACGGTGACGCTAACCAAGGACGTGGCCGAGGCGGTTTCGCCGGAAAAATGGGCGGACATGCGGATCAAACTGGATATTGAACAATCCATCATGGTCGCGGCGCGAGGGATTACGCCGGTGTTGAAATTTGCTTTGGAAGAAGCGCGTTTTCGCAAGGGCGCGTTGTATGTGCTTTACGTGAAAGAATTGGCAGTGAATATGCCCGCGCGAATCGAGCCGACCGAGCGGCTGCGCTGGCAGGATGATCGCCGCGCGGCGGAAATCATGTACGGCATGCTGGACATCGCGCGCGATGCGGGCGTGCAGATTGTTCCGTTGTATTCGGTGAGTGAGAATGCGGCGATGTCCATCCTGGATTTGTCGGCGACGCTGGGCATTGACTTGCTGATTCTGGGAGCGTCGCAAAGGCAAACGCTGGCGAGTTTGCTCAAGGGAAATGTGGTGACGGAAGTGGCGAAGAGTTTGCCGGAGAATATTCAGTTGGTGATTCACGGGTGA
- a CDS encoding P-II family nitrogen regulator, which produces MKKIEAIIKPFKLEEVKDALGEIGIQGMTVAEVKGFGRQKGHTEIYRGSEYTVDFLPKIKLEIVVADGTVEAALNAIVKTAKTGKIGDGKVFVSPIEDAIRIRTEEKGEQAV; this is translated from the coding sequence ATGAAAAAAATCGAAGCCATCATCAAACCATTTAAACTGGAAGAAGTAAAAGATGCCCTGGGTGAAATCGGAATCCAAGGCATGACGGTCGCCGAGGTCAAGGGATTCGGCCGGCAAAAGGGGCACACGGAAATTTATCGCGGCAGCGAATATACGGTGGATTTTTTGCCGAAGATCAAACTGGAAATCGTGGTCGCCGACGGCACGGTTGAGGCCGCGTTAAACGCGATCGTCAAGACGGCCAAGACCGGCAAGATCGGCGATGGCAAAGTGTTTGTTTCGCCGATTGAAGATGCCATCCGCATCCGCACCGAAGAAAAAGGAGAGCAGGCGGTTTAA
- a CDS encoding 4-hydroxy-3-methylbut-2-enyl diphosphate reductase, translated as MLNVPTTPAAPQKINLRRPDIMETVQAQVLSHYRSELVERIRANGNMLSSGELTVKLAKEFGFCYGVERAIDLAYAARKYFPPEKPIYLLGEIIHNPEVNDQIRNMGIQIISPKPTDEEIARLTADDVVMIPAFGTEVGTRKKIEAKGCQLVDTTCGDVMSVWKRVRQYSKENVTSIIHGKAKHEETKATTSQARAYGAGHYLVVFTLAETDYVCSYILNGGNKTEFLDKFKGAHSEGFDPDVDLRAIGVANQTTMLRGETEEVQRRLKTAMIQKYGASEVEKHFRFFDTICGATQDRQDALEKLLREPMDLLLVIGGYNSSNTSHLAEMGEAKLPTYFIKNAAKMASDKLICHYDQHKGKEVETQNWFPPGKITVGITAGASCPNNLIEDTIRRLFELRGISVRELLQ; from the coding sequence ATGTTGAATGTTCCCACCACGCCCGCCGCTCCCCAAAAAATCAACCTTCGCCGCCCGGACATCATGGAGACCGTCCAGGCCCAGGTGCTCTCGCATTATCGCAGCGAACTCGTCGAACGCATCCGCGCCAATGGCAACATGCTTTCCTCCGGCGAACTGACGGTGAAGCTCGCCAAGGAATTCGGTTTTTGCTATGGCGTCGAACGCGCCATTGATCTCGCCTACGCCGCCCGCAAATATTTTCCGCCCGAGAAACCCATCTATCTCCTCGGCGAAATCATTCACAACCCCGAGGTCAACGACCAGATTCGCAACATGGGTATCCAGATCATCTCGCCCAAGCCGACCGATGAGGAGATCGCCCGCTTGACCGCCGACGATGTCGTGATGATCCCCGCCTTCGGCACCGAGGTTGGCACGCGCAAAAAGATTGAAGCCAAAGGCTGCCAGCTTGTGGACACCACCTGCGGCGACGTGATGAGTGTCTGGAAACGCGTGCGCCAATACTCCAAGGAAAACGTCACGAGTATCATCCACGGCAAAGCCAAGCACGAGGAAACCAAGGCCACCACTTCTCAGGCGCGCGCTTATGGCGCCGGCCATTATCTCGTCGTATTCACGCTCGCCGAGACGGATTACGTTTGCAGCTACATTTTGAACGGCGGCAACAAAACGGAATTTCTCGATAAATTCAAAGGCGCGCATTCCGAAGGCTTCGACCCGGATGTAGACTTGCGCGCTATCGGCGTCGCCAATCAAACCACCATGCTTCGCGGTGAAACCGAAGAAGTCCAGCGCCGCTTGAAGACCGCCATGATCCAAAAATACGGTGCCAGCGAGGTCGAAAAACATTTTCGTTTCTTCGACACCATTTGCGGCGCCACGCAGGACCGCCAGGACGCCCTCGAAAAACTTCTCCGCGAACCGATGGATTTGCTGCTCGTCATCGGCGGCTACAATTCCTCCAACACTTCCCATCTCGCGGAAATGGGCGAAGCCAAGTTGCCGACCTATTTCATCAAGAACGCCGCCAAGATGGCCTCGGACAAATTGATTTGCCACTACGACCAGCACAAGGGCAAGGAAGTCGAAACGCAGAATTGGTTTCCGCCCGGCAAAATCACCGTGGGCATCACCGCCGGCGCTTCGTGTCCGAACAACTTGATCGAAGACACCATTCGCCGGTTGTTCGAACTGCGCGGTATTTCCGTTCGCGAACTTTTGCAGTAA